The DNA region CGTTGCCGTCGTCGGTGCCAACCCAGATCACCCCGGCCTTAACCGGAGATTCGGCTATCGCGAGGATCGTGCAGTGAAACTCTGCTGCTGTGTTGTCTGTCACGACAGGACCACCCGATGTTTGCTGCTTGCTCTTGTCGTTGGTCGTCAGATCCGGGCTGATCTCCTGCCACGAGTGTCCATAGTTAGTAGTCTTGAACAGCACGTTGCCGCCATAGTAGACGGTCTTCGGATCGTGCGGCGAGGCCACGATCGGCGGGTTCCAGTTGAACCGGTATTTGTAGCCGACAATCGCATTACCTGACGAACCGACTTCTTTTGGATAAGGGTGAATGCTGCGCGTGTTGCCGCTGTTTGTGTCGGTTACGCTGATGGTCCCGCCTTGCGAATCAGAATAGACGATGTTGGGCGAGCTGAGGTCCGGGACCACGAAGAACCCGTCGCCGCCGCTCACCGTGTACCAATCGTCTTTGCGAATCCCTTCGCGGAAGAGCGTCGCGCTCGGACCAACCCAGTTACCGTTGTCCTGCAAGCCTCCGTACACATAGTAAGGCTGCCGCATATCGTAGTTGATGTGATAGTACTGCGACAGCACGACGTTGTTGATGATATCGAAGGTTGCGGCCTTGTCATTCGAGACCTGGAATCCGCCGTCGCTGCCGTTCAGAACCCGGTTCGAGTTCATAGGATCGATCCACAGCCCCTGATGATCGCCATGCACGCCGTTGGCGATTCGCGCGAAAGTCCTCCCGCCGTCACGCGAAACCGACAGCCCGCCGCCGAGCGAGTAGACACGCTCGGGATCGTTGGGATCAACGCGAACATCGCTGTAGTAGAACGGCCTAAAGTTGATGTTCGGATCGTTGTGCACCATTCGCCAGGTCTCGCCTCGATCGTCGGAACGAAACAGATTCCCCTCGGTCTTGGTTTCGGTGATCATGTAGACGGTCATCGGATTGCTACGCGAGATCGCGATTCCGATTCGATCCATCGGAGACTTCGGAAGCCCGTTAGTTATTTTTTTCCATGTTGTCCCGCTGTCGATTGATTTGTAGAGCGCGGTCTGGCCCCCGCCCGAGTCGAAGCGCCACGGTTTGCGCCGATAGGTGTACATCCCCGCGTAGAGTATTCGTGGGTTCTGCGGATCAAGATCGACATCCGAGCAGCCGGTGTCCTTGTCGATGAACAATGTCTTCGCCCAGGTTTTTCCGCCGTCGGTTGTTTTGAACACGCCGCGCTCGTCGTTCGGTCCCCACGCTCGGCCCAATGCCGCGACATAAGCGATGTCCGGATCACGTGGATCGACTTTGATTCGCTTGATGCGCTCGGTCTCATTGAGGCCGAGATGTTTCCAGGTATCGCCGGCATCAGTAGAGCGATAGACGCCGTCGCCAAACGAAGCTGTATTGCGCGGATCACCTTCACCAGTGCCCACCCAGATGACGTTAGGATCAGAAGGCGCTACGGTGATGGCCCCGATCGACAGCACGGCTTGATTGTCGAAAAGCGCTTTGAAAGTTGTCCCGCCGTTAGTCGTCTTGAATATGCCGCCGTCCGCGCCGCCAACGTAGAAGGTGTAAGGATCGCCCGCGACGCCTTCGATAGCGGTGACGCGACCGCCCATGTTAGCGGGCCCGATCGATCGCCACTTGAGGTTCACGAGCAACGCCGCTTCGTTAGGTTCTGGCGGGGCACTGCGAACCGCAATTGGCGTTATCGCCGCGATCACCAGAATGAGAAGTAGTCGTTTCATATGCGCCTCCGCGTGAGTCTCCACTGGCATGATTTCGTTTATGGCGTGAGATGCAGCCGGACTTGAGGTCCGGCCAACTGCGGCCCTTCCTATATCACAGGCGAGAAGGCATTTCAACGAAAGGACGGGATGAAGAAAGTGGAGGCTCGACCAGCCAGCCGAGGAATGTGACCACGACACCGCGACTGTGTGATTTTCGAGTTGCGTTGTCGGACATTGGGTCGGCTAATCCGGGTTGTGCTAGACTCTCGGCGAAAGGACGGTTAAGACAGTGGCAGCCAGATTGCCCAAACCGCGGAACAAGACAGCCAAAGTGGAGTTAGTGAGAGAGCATCACGGCGGCGACGTTTATGAGTATTACCCTCTGGGTCAGTACGTCGTAGCCGCGCCTGGAGTCTGTGGGGGGCGGCCCTCGATCAAATACACGCGCATTGATGCGCGTCACGTGATCAGCTTCCTCGACGGCGGCGATGTTGGACGATCAGTTGTCAGCACCCTATCTCAAGACCGAGATTGAAAAGTGGTACGCTGGCAGCGTGATCGTCCTGGGTTCTCTCCTGGCTCTCAGTGATGTGGCGGTCGATGAGGCTCGCCGGCGTAAGAGTTATTCTCCCCTTCTCTAGCTTGGCTTCTAGCAAATCACCCACCCTCAACTTCGCCCGCTCGCGGAGCGATGACGGGAGCGTGACTTGTCCATTGGGTCTGACCTTGATGAGTGACATATTGGATTTCTCGCGGCAGGTATAAGTTCTCATTCGGAGATTATCAGAATCACTCTAATCCCTCTAACGATTGGAAGTTTGTAGTACGGCCTTTAGGCGGAAGTTCGTAACCGGTCGCCAGCCGGCCGAGCCGCTACGAACTTCCGCCTAAAGGCCGTACTACAACCTATCTCATCCTGAAATGAACAGGTGCGCGCGCTATGAGCCCGACCCGGCCATTCCCTTGCTCACGAGTATCTTTACTTCTACTCGACGATTCTGACGGCGTCCTTGCGGCGTAGTGTTGTCAGCCGCCGGCTTCGTCGCGCCATACCCGAACGGCGTCACCATACGCCGCAATGGAATATCGTGGCTCTCCTGCAGGTAACGCACCACGGCATCCGCCCGTTGCTGGCTCAACACGCGATTGCGCGCAACGTCACCCGAAGAATCGGCGAACCCCGCGATCTCGATGACGTATCCTTTGGTCGTCGCCGTTTTGCGAGCCAGCTCGTCGAGCGCCCGCTGGTCCTCAAGCGAAATGACCGCGCTGTTCACTCTGAAGTAGATGTTGGCGGAATCCTGGACGACGTAATCGTCAAGCGCGGAGATGCGCTCGTGAGCTTTGCCGGCTGCATTTCTCGCTACGCCGGCTTCGTCTCTCGCGAGCCTTGAAATCTCGCCCACCTCTTCGACCTGCCCGGAGAGACGTTTATTCGCGTCTTCGACAGGGGCTACACGCGAATCCACGACACGGGCGGTCTTGAGATCGTCTGAATCGAAGCGCACTTTATCGGCGACGAGTTGGCCGTCTCGATTGCCGCGACCCTCGACTTCGACTCTCAGCCCGCGCAGCAAGCTTGTCACGCCGTAGTCCTTGCCGGAGCGTAAGAAGCCGCCCTTCGACCTGACGGTGGTGCGATCGGTCAGCAGAACGACGGTCTCATCGTTGACATCATCGGCGACGGCGAAAGTGTCGGCGTCGCGGCGAACTATTATTCCTTTGACCTTTGTTTTCTGTCCGCTGGAGACAACGCGATTCCCGGCTCTTACACCAGTGTCACGAGTCTGGGTGGTTGACTTGTTTTCCTGCCCGAGCACTGAAGAAGAACTCAGCGCCAGGAGCGGCAGTACAAGAATGAAGAAGCGAAGTACAGCAAATCTTTGAAGTCTCATTAATAACATCCTCCTTAGGAGCATTCGCAAATATCGGGTCGCCCGCGAGTCCAACACCGCTTCGACGCGACCGGGTTCTTGTTTTTAAGGATCTGAGGGCGGTCAGCTCTTAAACGCCCTAAGTCGTCCACGCCCCAAAGTCAATTCTCATTGTGAGGATGGGGTACATCACTACTGCCCGCAACCAACTATAACCTTGCGCGGTCCACAGTGGATTCGGGCATAGTTGAATGTTAGACAATCTCGGGCATTCGCGCCATAGTGCTTGGGATTTCATAGGGGTGGGGGTGGGGATTCCAGGGAGCATCAGGCTGGATGTGCCACACGAACTTCGCTTGTGAGTTCGTAGTCCGGCCTTTAGGCGGAAGTTGGTAACCCGATCGCGGTCCAGTCGATATGCTACGAACTTCCGCCTAAAGGCCGTACTACGAACTCACTTCATCCGTGTTTCCCTACTTCGCTACGACGGTCATCTCCACTGGCTTCGTCTTATCCTCGACCGTCGGGTTGTAGTACTCGTACACCCGTGAAGAGAAGGTCTGGGCTCGCACCGGGAATTTGGCTCGGAGCTTAAACGAGAAGTCCATCCGCTGTCTCGCGTTCAAACCGTCAAAGTAGAGGATAACCTGCTTGGCGGTGATCGTGTACTTCTCGAGCTTGCCGCCGTTCTTGTCGCGAGTTGAATCCACCAACGCAGCGAAGTCTTCCCCCGATGGTTCGAAGCCCGGCGGAATTCCAAGGTCAACCATGATCATCTTGGCTTTTGCCGGCGTGTTGTTCTGGACTTTCACTTTCGCTGTCGCTGTTTCGTCTTGCGCCAACCGCGTGCGGTCGTAGCTCACGTCGATCGTGAGAGGCTCGCGCGGGCCGGCGTCCACTCGCCGACCCCACGGAACGTAGTAGCGCCCGATGATCTGATACTGCATGCTTCCCTTCCCTGCGAACGAAAGGCTTACGCGATGCGCTCCCTCGTGCGTGTAAGCCTTGAGGTCAACGAGGTGCAACAGGTCGTTGTTGTCTTTGGTGATCTGCACGCGTTCGACCGCTTTGCCGTCAATCGACACCTCGACCGTTCCGGCGGTGTCCGCGTTCGTTCCTTTTGTGAACGACAGCAGGAACGCCTTCAATGAAAGAATAGTCGCCTGCGTAGTCTGCCAGTTCCCGAACGCGTCTTTCTTTTCGGTCAGGTAGTCGAGCGCCTTCTTCGCAAGCCCGCTCTTTTGGCCGCTCTTGAGCAACGCCTGCGCGGCAAGCGCAGTCGTTTCAAGATCAGCCGAATCATTTCGCGCAGATGTTGGGGTCTCCCCTTCCTGTTTCCAGTAAGCCGTCTTCGGTCCCTCGGTTGCACGCGCCGCAAGAGTGTTGATCGCGGCTTCTGTCCACGCTTTGTCTTTGCCGTAGTCCGCCGCAAAGTTCGCGATCACCGCGAGCGTGTAGACATCTTCCTTGCCCGTTATGTGCGAGGCGACGAACTGCTTCGCCTTCTCGACTGCTTCACTCTTGTAGCCCGAAGCCGCAAGCGCCCACCCGATGTACGCGGTGATACGCACGACGTCTGTGTTGTAGCGATTCGTCGCGCCTTCGTTGATGAAGTAAGTGTCCGGCTTAAAGCTGCCGTCGGGCTGTTGCTGTGAGACCAGCCAGTTCTGCGTGCGATCGATCAATCGCTGATCGACTTCGTGCACTCGCGACATATCGGAGAACTGCATCAAGCCGTAAGAAGTGAGTATCTTGTTCGCTGGCGCCTGACCGAACCACGAGAAACCGCCGCCCGGCACCTCAAACGTCACCAGCCGCTGATAGCCGAGTGAGATGAAGCCTTCGGCCTTTGCTTGAATCTCGGGCGTGATCTTCTTGCTGGTCTTCAGGTAGTCCATCACCAGAATATTCGGATAAGTCGAGGACGAAGTCTGCTCGAAGCAGCCGCCCGGCATCTGCAAGATCGAATCGAGTCCCTCGACTACCTGCGACAGCGCGCCGGGATAAAGCTTCACGAAGATCTTCGATGCATCGGCTATCGCGCCGGCGGGAATCACTACGTCCTTGGTCACCGCTCCTTCGAGTCGTTCGTTGACGACAACCGCGTGCTCTTCGCCGTTGGGAAGCACGGTGACCGAGCGCGCCACTGCGTCGCCCGGTTGATTGGCTGCCGCGTCCACGAGCCGCGCGGTGACTTGCAACTGCTGCTCGCCGATCTTGGAAGCCTTCACGCGGAAGGAAGCCGCGGTCACTTCGCCTGCGCCGACTTCGACTTGCTTGTTGGCGTTGTCGTTGTCGAGTGCGAACCAGGGGTCTTGTCTCAACTCGAGCGAGACTCGTTGGGCCTTTGGCAGATAGTTGTAGACTGCGACCGGCACCGAAACGACGTCACCTTCAGTGAGCGAGACCGGTAGATCCAGATCGACGAAGAAATCCTGAAACACGCGAATGGGAGCGGTCGATGAGCCGAGCGCCCCGCGCGCGGTTGAAGCCAGCGAAGTGACTCGCCAGGTCGTGATCGAATCGGCCATCGGAACGTGAATCGAAGCGCGCCCCTGTCCGTCGGTGATCAGCGACGGATTCGTGTAGAGCGTTTCAGGAAAGAAGCTTCGCACGCGAGGCTCGGCTCCAGCAGCCTGTTTCTCATCTCGATCACCGCCAGGCGCGACCACCTTGCTTGGTGAGGGTTCGGCCCTCGGCGCAACTACGCCTGCCGGCATATCAGCTAAGCGCGCGGCGTCTTTCCGCACTGCGAACTCCAATATCGCTTCCGGCCTGCCCCCTGCTCTTCCAATTGCCTGGCCGAACTCACCGCTGTAATTCAAATAAGCGGTCAGAGTGACAGGCGTGATGCCGCGCGATTCAAGCACAGCTTCAACGACTCCTCGCGCGCCCGCGTTAAGCGAAAGCGTCCTGTAAACGGTAGGCTGATACGATTCGCTCTCGAAGACCACCTGATAACTTCCCGGCGCGAGATTCGGTATCGTGAAACGTCCGCTCGCATCCGTGTACACCGAAATGGTCATACCGTTTGCGACTCGCCGCGACGACACCTTCACGCCGGCAATCGCGTTGGCGTCTTTGTCTTTGACTGTACCTTCGACTGCAGCGCGTCCCCCTGCAATCGCGTCGCTGTGCACGGTCGCTCGGCCCTTGAACTGCCCGTAGCGATTCGCATTAGTCTGCGGTTTGCGCTGCGCATAGACCTGAAAACTGATGTCATCGGCAGTCCCCGCGCGGCGGTCCGGTCCCATCGAGCGAAGAGTCAAATACGAGTTAGCATTTGTAGTGAATCTCCCGTCGCCGACCAGCGGATTTCCCCAGGAGTCTTCGAGTATCCTGCTCTGCGCGTTCCCTTCCGAGGCGAATAACTGCAGATCGCGATTGAAGCCCGAAGGCGCAGCCTCGTGATGCTCGTAGTAACCGCTCATCGCGCGAGCTATCGTCTGTGCTTTTTCGTTGAGCCGTCCGGCGTATAGCGCGAGATACTGGCCGCGCTTCGCTTGTATTGCTTCGCGGCCAAACTCCGCTCGAACATCTTTGTCGCTCACCGTTCCCGCCGCCGCGAGCAACACCTGGGCAGCGCGCTCGCGTCGTGCAATCTGCGCAGGCTTCTCTCCCTCAAAGTCATCGAGCAGCACTTTATCAAAAGAGAATTGATGAACTTCATATCGAGGGGTCAGCAACTGTTTCTCGAGATACATGAACACTTTCTCGAAGCCCGGCTGCTTATCGGAAAGGGCGAACACTGCTTCGTCGACGATCTCGACGCCGAGCGCCGCCGATACCGGCCGGCCCGCCTGGTCGGTGACGCGAAAGTTGACGCAGGCTTCCTCGCCGGGTTTGTAGCTCTCTTGCTCAGCGGAAACTTCGACTTTCAAATCATCAGCGGGATCGACGTAGACGAGGCGGCGATCTGAAATCGGATCGGCGTCCGAGGTAATTTGATATGCCCGAACTTCGATCGTTCCGAACATCGCCGGCGTTAGATCGAGCGATAAATCTCCGCGCCCGCCGGATATGTCGATAGCTCGCGTGATCAGCGTCTGCCCATCCTTCACTACGTCGATGTAAACAGCGCCCCGTTTCCTGGTAGAAATAGTTTCCAGTCGAAGCTTATCTCCGATCTTGTAAACGGCCTGGTTGGTGCGAAGCATCAGGCTCTGAGTTTGACTCGCGCTATCGAGCTTCACGTCTGCTTGTGCGGCGCGCCCTCGCGCATCCACGGCTTTCAGATTGAGCACGACCGGGTCGTTGCCCGCGCGAAGTGTAATCGTCGCGACTCCGCTCGCGTCGGTCTGGATGCGCGATGGAGTAATGTTTCCAGTGACAGTTGCCGGAGCAGGCGTTCCATCGGGGTAAGAAGTCAGAATATAAACCCGGTTCTCAAGCCCCGGAAGCAACCGCCCGCTTTCAGGGACTGCCATTATCAGGATAGGCGTTCTTGAAACAAGAACGTTACGCGACTTTGTTTCGGTGTGTTGCGCAGTATCTTTGACTTCGACAGCGATGGAAACTGGGGCGCTGCCTTGCTGAGTCGAGCGGCCGGCAAAGAAATCGGGCAGCTTGGATGAAAACGGAAAGTGACCCTCGGCGTCGGTCTTGCCATTGGCTTGTCCAAGCTCGACCGCTTGCACGTCAAAAGTTGTGACCTTCACCGTGACTTCAGCATTGGCGAGCGGCTTGCCGAACAAGTATCGCGCAGTGATCTTCCCCTTCACCGTCTCGCCCGGCGAGTAGTAGCTGGCCTGCTGCCTGGCCGCGTCGTTGCTCAGCTCGACTTCCACCTTAAACTTTGGCAGAACGTAACGGTCTACGGTGACGGTCTTCTCCTGCATGGAAGCGGCCTCGTTATCGCCGAGGATCGCGCGGATGTGATAAGGCCCGAAGTTGACTTCGTCGGCGAGCTCGAAGTCCGCCGAGGCGATGCCGAAGCGGTCGGTGCGATCACGTTTCTTGAAGACCTTGTTCCCTTTGCCGTCTTCGACCTCGAGCGTGATCGGCTGCTCCGCTGCCGCTGCGTGAGTCGGCCCATCGAGCGCGAGCGCCCGCAGATGGATCGTCTGACCCGGCTGGTAGAGCGGCTTGTCGGTGGTGAGCAGTATGCGATCCCGGCGTTCGAGTTGAATCGGTTGATTGGCCGTGACAGTGCCGAGTGGCGTGTCAGCCGTAACTCGCAACTGCCGTGAGCCGTAGCTTCCAGCAGGCAGGGTAAAGGACACTTGAGCGGTGCCCAGCGCGTCGGTTCGCCCTGTGAAAAGCGTGGTAGAGCGATCGCCGTCCATAAGCTCGAGCTTCACCCGGCTGTCGCGAAGCGGGTTGCCGGCTTTCGAATCGGACGTGATTACTCGCACCGACGCCGTTGATCCGGCGGCGTAAGCCCGTTGCGCGAAGATGCGAACTACCGGTATGCGAAGTATTTCCGAAAGCGAAACGATCTTTGACGAATCGCCGGTGTTGATCTTCAAGCGATCCCACGCCAGATCTTCGAGCGCCAGGCTCTTATCGAGAGGGATCGTTACTCTCGAGGCGCGATTATCTGAGGACGATATGGATCGAACGGCCCTGGCAACAAGCTTGTCGTTCGCATCGAGTATCTCGAGGCTCAACGTCTGGTTGCGAGCCGTGGTTTCTTGATTGGGCACGAACACTTCAAGCGAGCCGTTGCGATAAATGGCGGCAAGCTCGTTGTCGTCGGCGAACACTTCATCGCGCGGCGCGATCGTCAGCAAGAGCGTCGCAACGGCGACGCAGATCAACACCAGGGCAGTTCTCGACCATCTGTTCTGTTTCACGAAACTCATTGGGCACACCTCCGGATACAATCTTCATTTTCATGCGCTTGGACCTTCAGTCGGCGCACGTGTTCTTTGTGACGCTCTTTTATTGGGGACTTCTCTTTACGGGCTGCTCGGCAATTACTAAACCGCGATAGTAGAACGGCAGGCTAGAAATCTCTTGCGGCAGATTTCCAGATGAGCCTTTTGCGTCTCTGCGTCCGTCTTTGCGTCTTTGCGCGAAACGGACCTGGTACGAAAACAAGTTTCACGCGAAACGGACCTTTACGAAAACAAGTTTCGCGCAAAGACGCAAAGGTCCGCAAAGAACGCCAAGAGTCACTCTGGTTCTCGTCTACTTATCCTGTCCATCCGGTGTTTGATCGGCCTTCTTCTGCACGGTTTTGATGTCGTTGAAATTCAAGATAGCGTTGAACAGCATGTTGAACTCGCCAAAGTTCTGCCATCGATAGCAAGGGTTCGTGGAAAACAGCAGCACGCGGCCACGGCCCACCGGAACATCAACAATCGCCGGCCGGTTACGAATCTCGCTCGCGCCCTTCATCAACCCGCTCAACACCGAGCTATCGCCGCCCGGAAATCGCATCAACACCTGACTGCCGCGATCGCGCTCGGGCACTTGAAGCAACGGCCCGTTTGCGAACCTCACCGGGACTGTCTTCTGCGAGTACCCGTAGAAAAGCGGATGCGCCGCCTGAAGAATCTCGGCTTCGACGATTGGCCCCGGCCCGTAAAACTGTGGCGATGTTCTGCCTGCGTCGATCGTTCGAGTGAGGCCGAACTCCGGCGGGAAGAAACTCGCGCTGCCCAGGGTGATCAACAGACCGCCGGCATTAATGAATTTCTCGAACTCCGCAACGCCCGCGATGCCCATGCCTCCGGTGATGTCTTCGGACTCGCCGTACATCCCAAGATTCTTGAACCGCTCGGTCTTTGTGTACGCGATGGGCCTGGCTTTGGGCTCGAGATCATAGACCAGTCCCTTCCCGCCGCGTCCTTGATTGGGCACAACGATCACATCATACGAAGCGCGCAAGTCACCTTTCTTAACGCGCTCCTTGTAGATCAGATCGAAAGGCGCTTCGAACTTGTCCAACGCATAACGCACCCAGCCAACCTCCTGGGTGTTGCCCCAGGTGCTGTAGATCGCCAGCCGCGGGAGATCCGATTCGTGCCTGGGCACGTCAGGGATTCTCGAGAGCGCGGCTGCGGTCAATCCAAGCGGCTCGACCGCAGCTTTGACTCGCGCTTGAACATCTTTGCCGCTCTGGTTGGCAGGCACGATGAACGACCCCGCCGGGAACTCGGTGTTGCCGTCTTTGAACGCCTGCTCGACGGTTTCCACTTTGAGGTCTTTCAGTCGATAGCGCAGAGTGATCATGTTGTTAGAGCCGAAGTGCGCGATCACATAAGCAGTCGCTGTTTGGCCGGCAGCGACAGTTCCCTTGATCTCGAGCTTGTCGACAGGTTGGACGACGATGTCCAAAATCGTTTTGTCCGCGATCTCTTTCACCTCGGCGTGACTCATCAAGCCCATGGTCCAACCGGTGTCGTCATAGGTCCGAAGGTTCTGATCGGGAAAATCCTGCTTCTCGAGAAGGATCTTTGCCAGCCTGCCATAAGGCTGATCGCGTTTGATGACCAGCGAGCCGGCAGAAAAGGTCCCTTCGTTCACTTTGAGCTCGGCGGCCGCGCGGCCAATCTCGATACCCTGGATACGAAGCGTGTTGACGAGCCGCGCAACGCGGGTCATATCGAGCTGACCCGCCGGAATGACATAACCGAACGGCGCGTCTTTCTTACCGGACTCGATCGAGTTGCGGCTCTTGCGATAGAAGTTTTCGAGGATGACTCCTGGAAACGACGCAGTGAGCTGAAGCGCAGACAGCACGCCGGTCTCCATGTAGTTCGTGTTGTTGCGCATCGACCAGACCACTTCTTTATACGGCGGCAGCGGGCGATACCATTCGCGGGTGGTAGGGCTGATGCGTCCGCCGCCGGTCGCCTCTCCCGAATCCACTTTGCGCTTCATCGTATTCGCGCCCGCGTTACCGAACGTTTCGTACATTCGCAGCATGCCGTTGTGATTCGAAGACATGAATCCGAGATAACCGGGCGACCACATGTCCACGAAAGCGTGCGTCCATACGCCGGGCATTCCGTACTTGATCATCTGGGTCATCTCGAAGTTCGAAAACCACGGCAACTCACCGTACAGGATCGGATCGAGCGTCGGGTTCTGCGGCGCCTGCCCGCTGAAGGTGTACAAAAACGGCACCGACTCGTGAAGCTCGTGCATGATCGGCGGGTGCCACTGTAGATACCAGTCGATCAGCGTTCGCATCGTCACTTGCGAGTAATTGATGTCGCGGTTGTTGTCGTGAAAGATGTACTTGCCCCAGTAAGGCGGCCCGCCCAGGCTATCTTGTTCGGTCTTCTCATCGATCTTGTAGCGGTAGTACCAATCGACGTAGCGGTCGCGGCCATCGGGTTCGGCAATCGGCGTGATGGTGACGATCACATTGTCCCGAATCTGGTTGATCACCGGCGAGTCTTCGACGGCGAGTCGATATGCGAGCTCCATGAGCATTTCGGGTGGGCCGGTCTCCCCGCTGTGAAGCCCGCCCATAACGTGATAGATCGGCTTCGCTTTCGCGATTACTTCGCGAGCCTGGCCGTCGGTGAGTTTGCGCGGGTCCGCAAGCTGGGCGAGGTAAGCGCGATACTGGTCGATGTTCTTGATCGACTCCTCGGAGCCGACCGCCACGACCACGCACTCACGTCCCTCATCGGTGGTGCCGATCGAGAAAACCTTTACGCGCGCCGTCTTGGCGGCGAGCGCGCGATAGTAGTTCAGCGCTTCCGCATGATAGGTGAGCTTGCCGGGCGCCCCTATGTGATGGCCGAGCACGTCTTTTGGCGAGGGTATCCCTGAAACTTTGGGCAGGTGATCGACGAGCGGGCTCATGAATTCAGGTTTCGTCGTCCACTCTTTGACGGAACGGGCAAAGTCTTCGTCTTGTGTCTGAGGTTTTGACTGCTGAGCGGAGCTTACCACGCTGAGCAATATCAAGGCCGTCAGGATGGATAGCCCTCGCGGGTGAAAGCGGAAAGCGTGCATCGTTGGGTCTCCTTTTAGAAAGTTCGTAGTACGGCCTTTAGGCGGAAGTTTGTACGTGGTCACAGTCCGGCCATTGTGCTACAAACTTCCGCCTAAAGGCCGTAATACGAACTCAAGAACTCGCGGCGCTGAACTCGCCGTGAGTTTTATCATCTTTGCCGGTTTCTCGCCAGAACCGGACGGTTCTTGGAACAAAACCACATGCAAAGCCGCTGCGATTGTGGTTCAATCTCAAGACAGCAGAATCGAGGCAGGCTGCTTGAGGTTCAATTCATTGCCTGCGTGATGCCCACACTCGAGCGATTCTGGTAAGCGATCAAAAGAGAACTCGAGAAGAGTTTAATAGTATTCATGGGGAACTGCTAAAACCGCCGCTGGAGCACACGAACCAAAAAAGGAACGGCCCCTGTTCTTTGTGTGTCTTTGTGGCCATTTCTTAATTGGAGGAAGAGACTATGCCA from Acidobacteriota bacterium includes:
- a CDS encoding DUF433 domain-containing protein, with protein sequence MAARLPKPRNKTAKVELVREHHGGDVYEYYPLGQYVVAAPGVCGGRPSIKYTRIDARHVISFLDGGDVGRSVVSTLSQDRD
- a CDS encoding OmpA family protein, yielding MRLQRFAVLRFFILVLPLLALSSSSVLGQENKSTTQTRDTGVRAGNRVVSSGQKTKVKGIIVRRDADTFAVADDVNDETVVLLTDRTTVRSKGGFLRSGKDYGVTSLLRGLRVEVEGRGNRDGQLVADKVRFDSDDLKTARVVDSRVAPVEDANKRLSGQVEEVGEISRLARDEAGVARNAAGKAHERISALDDYVVQDSANIYFRVNSAVISLEDQRALDELARKTATTKGYVIEIAGFADSSGDVARNRVLSQQRADAVVRYLQESHDIPLRRMVTPFGYGATKPAADNTTPQGRRQNRRVEVKILVSKGMAGSGS
- a CDS encoding MG2 domain-containing protein yields the protein MSFVKQNRWSRTALVLICVAVATLLLTIAPRDEVFADDNELAAIYRNGSLEVFVPNQETTARNQTLSLEILDANDKLVARAVRSISSSDNRASRVTIPLDKSLALEDLAWDRLKINTGDSSKIVSLSEILRIPVVRIFAQRAYAAGSTASVRVITSDSKAGNPLRDSRVKLELMDGDRSTTLFTGRTDALGTAQVSFTLPAGSYGSRQLRVTADTPLGTVTANQPIQLERRDRILLTTDKPLYQPGQTIHLRALALDGPTHAAAAEQPITLEVEDGKGNKVFKKRDRTDRFGIASADFELADEVNFGPYHIRAILGDNEAASMQEKTVTVDRYVLPKFKVEVELSNDAARQQASYYSPGETVKGKITARYLFGKPLANAEVTVKVTTFDVQAVELGQANGKTDAEGHFPFSSKLPDFFAGRSTQQGSAPVSIAVEVKDTAQHTETKSRNVLVSRTPILIMAVPESGRLLPGLENRVYILTSYPDGTPAPATVTGNITPSRIQTDASGVATITLRAGNDPVVLNLKAVDARGRAAQADVKLDSASQTQSLMLRTNQAVYKIGDKLRLETISTRKRGAVYIDVVKDGQTLITRAIDISGGRGDLSLDLTPAMFGTIEVRAYQITSDADPISDRRLVYVDPADDLKVEVSAEQESYKPGEEACVNFRVTDQAGRPVSAALGVEIVDEAVFALSDKQPGFEKVFMYLEKQLLTPRYEVHQFSFDKVLLDDFEGEKPAQIARRERAAQVLLAAAGTVSDKDVRAEFGREAIQAKRGQYLALYAGRLNEKAQTIARAMSGYYEHHEAAPSGFNRDLQLFASEGNAQSRILEDSWGNPLVGDGRFTTNANSYLTLRSMGPDRRAGTADDISFQVYAQRKPQTNANRYGQFKGRATVHSDAIAGGRAAVEGTVKDKDANAIAGVKVSSRRVANGMTISVYTDASGRFTIPNLAPGSYQVVFESESYQPTVYRTLSLNAGARGVVEAVLESRGITPVTLTAYLNYSGEFGQAIGRAGGRPEAILEFAVRKDAARLADMPAGVVAPRAEPSPSKVVAPGGDRDEKQAAGAEPRVRSFFPETLYTNPSLITDGQGRASIHVPMADSITTWRVTSLASTARGALGSSTAPIRVFQDFFVDLDLPVSLTEGDVVSVPVAVYNYLPKAQRVSLELRQDPWFALDNDNANKQVEVGAGEVTAASFRVKASKIGEQQLQVTARLVDAAANQPGDAVARSVTVLPNGEEHAVVVNERLEGAVTKDVVIPAGAIADASKIFVKLYPGALSQVVEGLDSILQMPGGCFEQTSSSTYPNILVMDYLKTSKKITPEIQAKAEGFISLGYQRLVTFEVPGGGFSWFGQAPANKILTSYGLMQFSDMSRVHEVDQRLIDRTQNWLVSQQQPDGSFKPDTYFINEGATNRYNTDVVRITAYIGWALAASGYKSEAVEKAKQFVASHITGKEDVYTLAVIANFAADYGKDKAWTEAAINTLAARATEGPKTAYWKQEGETPTSARNDSADLETTALAAQALLKSGQKSGLAKKALDYLTEKKDAFGNWQTTQATILSLKAFLLSFTKGTNADTAGTVEVSIDGKAVERVQITKDNNDLLHLVDLKAYTHEGAHRVSLSFAGKGSMQYQIIGRYYVPWGRRVDAGPREPLTIDVSYDRTRLAQDETATAKVKVQNNTPAKAKMIMVDLGIPPGFEPSGEDFAALVDSTRDKNGGKLEKYTITAKQVILYFDGLNARQRMDFSFKLRAKFPVRAQTFSSRVYEYYNPTVEDKTKPVEMTVVAK